The Desulfatiglans sp. genome window below encodes:
- a CDS encoding MFS transporter translates to MTENNTQRTPDQKAVLLSICISQFLTPFMVSSVGIALPTIGNEFSASAVHLGLIEMLFVLGSSLFLLPAGRVGDIYGRKRMYIIGFGIFSLTTLMAAGAWSINSFIIIRFLQGGSSAFVLSSGLAILTSIFPSDKRGQVLGISVACVYCGLSFGPTVGGLMISHIGWRWIFATTVPFQIVAILLAMKRIKGEWRDAKGERFDLTGTAIYIFALSFLIFGASKLETNPFAQYFMIAGGAGILIFLYAEYHIKSPLLDVGLLISNRVFTFSNIATLINYAASFGVSFFFSLYLQIVKGVSPQHAGLILICQPVVQAILSPIAGRIADKKSPSFIATIGMIITAIGLGLAAMVDKDTGLPLIIIMLVLLGNGFAFFASPNMTTVMSSVEPKHYGIASSLVSTMRTVGMLFCMTIITYILSWKMGDHAVSVETQDMFLYCMHFSFLIFSGMSVVGIIFSMARR, encoded by the coding sequence ATGACAGAGAATAATACTCAAAGAACCCCGGACCAGAAGGCTGTGCTCTTATCAATATGCATATCCCAGTTTTTAACGCCGTTTATGGTCTCATCAGTTGGTATTGCTTTGCCCACCATAGGCAATGAGTTTTCAGCGAGCGCAGTTCACCTTGGCCTGATAGAAATGCTGTTTGTACTTGGAAGCAGTCTGTTTCTCCTCCCTGCAGGGAGGGTCGGGGACATATATGGAAGAAAAAGGATGTATATAATTGGTTTTGGTATTTTTTCATTAACCACACTTATGGCCGCAGGGGCATGGTCAATCAATAGCTTTATCATTATCAGGTTTCTTCAGGGAGGAAGCTCAGCCTTTGTTTTAAGTTCCGGCCTTGCCATTCTTACATCCATATTCCCGTCAGATAAAAGAGGCCAGGTTCTGGGTATATCTGTAGCCTGTGTATATTGCGGGCTCTCTTTTGGCCCTACTGTGGGAGGGTTGATGATATCACATATCGGGTGGAGGTGGATATTTGCCACCACTGTCCCCTTCCAGATCGTGGCGATCCTCTTAGCCATGAAGAGGATAAAGGGAGAATGGAGAGATGCAAAGGGAGAAAGGTTTGACCTGACCGGGACAGCCATCTATATATTTGCCCTCTCATTTTTAATATTCGGGGCATCAAAACTTGAGACAAACCCCTTTGCCCAGTACTTCATGATAGCAGGGGGCGCAGGTATTTTGATATTTCTTTATGCAGAATACCATATCAAATCGCCTTTGCTGGATGTGGGCCTTCTTATTTCAAACAGGGTATTTACCTTCAGTAATATTGCCACATTAATCAACTATGCCGCCTCATTTGGAGTGAGTTTCTTTTTCAGCCTCTATTTGCAGATAGTAAAAGGGGTGTCCCCGCAGCATGCAGGGTTGATATTAATATGCCAGCCAGTAGTGCAGGCAATACTCTCACCCATTGCAGGGCGTATTGCGGACAAAAAATCGCCATCATTTATAGCAACCATCGGGATGATTATTACAGCCATCGGCCTGGGTTTGGCTGCTATGGTGGATAAAGATACCGGGCTTCCGCTTATCATCATAATGCTGGTTCTCTTAGGAAACGGGTTTGCATTTTTTGCTTCCCCTAACATGACCACCGTGATGAGCAGTGTAGAGCCAAAGCATTATGGAATAGCATCCAGCCTTGTATCCACCATGAGAACAGTGGGCATGCTTTTCTGCATGACCATCATCACCTACATACTTTCATGGAAGATGGGTGACCATGCAGTCTCTGTGGAGACACAGGATATGTTCCTCTACTGCATGCATTTTTCATTTCTCATTTTCAGCGGTATGAGTGTTGTGGGGATTATATTTTCAATGGCCCGGAGATAA
- a CDS encoding protein-L-isoaspartate(D-aspartate) O-methyltransferase, whose protein sequence is MLSFSFFITLVVSSACAKESYEMKRNRMVENQIIARGVKAPQVISAMKKVERHLFVPEELLKYAYNDTPLSIGFGQTISQPYIVAYMTEMLDLTPSDRVLEIGTGSGYQAAILAEIVKSVYTIEIVPQLGERAGELLKKLGYKNIEVRVGDGYKGWIEHAPFDAIIVTCSPTNIPAPLEEQLAEGGRMIIPVGERYVQQLVYLVKKEGRLIRTKVMAVSFVPMVDEKGETY, encoded by the coding sequence ATGCTCTCTTTTTCATTCTTTATTACCCTGGTAGTCAGCAGCGCCTGCGCAAAGGAATCATATGAAATGAAACGCAACAGGATGGTAGAAAATCAGATCATTGCCCGCGGGGTAAAGGCACCTCAGGTAATAAGCGCAATGAAAAAGGTTGAAAGGCATCTATTTGTACCAGAGGAATTACTTAAGTATGCATATAATGACACGCCTCTCTCCATCGGGTTTGGCCAGACCATTTCACAGCCCTATATAGTTGCCTATATGACAGAGATGCTGGACCTTACGCCTTCTGACAGGGTGCTTGAAATTGGAACAGGATCAGGTTACCAGGCAGCGATACTGGCTGAGATAGTAAAATCAGTATACACCATAGAGATAGTTCCTCAACTGGGTGAACGTGCCGGCGAATTATTAAAAAAACTGGGGTACAAAAACATCGAGGTCAGGGTTGGTGATGGTTACAAAGGCTGGATAGAGCATGCACCATTTGATGCAATCATTGTCACGTGTTCTCCAACCAATATCCCTGCACCGCTTGAAGAACAATTAGCGGAAGGGGGAAGAATGATCATCCCGGTTGGTGAAAGATATGTACAGCAACTGGTATATCTGGTTAAAAAAGAGGGTAGACTCATTCGCACGAAAGTAATGGCTGTCTCCTTTGTCCCTATGGTTGATGAAAAAGGGGAAACATATTAA